A stretch of Dyella sp. BiH032 DNA encodes these proteins:
- a CDS encoding FAD-binding oxidoreductase, which translates to MADHFTLRLVDSYMLAPTVRHLVFEREDGQALAFVPGQFLQVHFHYDDGAPTKRSYSIATVGDGHSPVQRIEIAVSYVEGGAATKLLGSLEQGQTIEASGPYGRFCLQPGDAHPRYLLLATGTGVTPYRAMLPLLRELLAKGGREVALLYGARNETELLYGDEFEAFARENPGFSFHPCLSRQARAEPRPHDRSGHVQGVLAELSPSADRDIAYLCGNPNMVDGAFNALKEYGLPVPQIRREKYISSR; encoded by the coding sequence ATGGCCGACCATTTCACGCTCCGCCTCGTCGACAGCTACATGCTGGCGCCCACCGTGCGCCATCTCGTGTTCGAGCGCGAGGACGGGCAGGCGCTCGCCTTTGTGCCCGGGCAGTTCCTGCAGGTGCACTTCCACTACGACGACGGCGCGCCGACCAAGCGCAGCTATTCCATCGCCACCGTGGGCGATGGCCATTCGCCGGTGCAGCGCATCGAGATCGCCGTGAGCTACGTCGAAGGCGGCGCAGCCACCAAGTTGCTGGGCAGCCTGGAGCAGGGCCAGACCATCGAGGCCAGCGGCCCCTACGGCCGCTTCTGCCTGCAGCCGGGCGACGCGCACCCGCGCTATTTGTTGCTGGCCACCGGCACGGGCGTCACGCCGTACCGCGCCATGCTGCCGTTGCTGCGCGAGTTGCTCGCCAAGGGCGGGCGCGAGGTGGCCCTGTTGTACGGCGCCCGCAATGAAACCGAGCTCTTGTACGGCGACGAATTCGAAGCCTTCGCCCGCGAGAACCCGGGTTTCTCCTTCCACCCCTGCCTCAGCCGTCAGGCGCGCGCCGAGCCGCGTCCGCACGACCGCAGCGGCCATGTGCAGGGCGTGCTGGCCGAGCTTTCGCCCAGCGCGGACCGCGACATCGCCTATCTCTGCGGCAATCCCAACATGGTCGACGGCGCTTTCAATGCGCTGAAGGAATACGGCCTGCCGGTGCCGCAGATCCGTCGCGAGAAGTACATCTCCTCCCGCTGA
- a CDS encoding ABC transporter ATP-binding protein produces the protein MPTQPSSSAPALVVDNLRKTYGNGVEALKGVSLTVEPGDFFALLGPNGAGKSTLIGILSSLVNASSGDARIFGVSVNQQRGKAMQLIGLVPQEINFNVFEKPFDICVNEAGFYGIPRRVATERAEKYLRELRLWDKAQEQARTLSGGMKRRLMIARAMMNEPKLLILDEPTAGVDIEIRRSMWQFVSGINAAGTTVILTTHYLEEAEQLCRNIAIIDRGTIVENTTMKRLLATLDSETFVLDVADVPGELPALAGVNLRRVDDHTLEAEMSRAHDLNSMFTALSSHGVTVTSMRNKTNRLEELFVRLVEQGRSAKAAQEQVA, from the coding sequence ATGCCCACCCAGCCATCCTCATCCGCACCCGCACTCGTCGTCGACAACTTGCGCAAGACCTACGGCAATGGCGTCGAAGCCCTCAAGGGCGTCAGCCTGACCGTGGAACCGGGCGACTTCTTCGCCCTGCTCGGCCCCAATGGCGCGGGCAAGTCCACCCTGATCGGCATCCTTTCCTCGCTCGTCAACGCCAGCAGCGGCGACGCGCGCATCTTCGGCGTCTCGGTCAACCAGCAGCGCGGCAAGGCCATGCAGCTGATCGGCCTGGTGCCGCAGGAAATCAACTTCAACGTGTTCGAGAAGCCGTTCGACATCTGCGTGAACGAAGCCGGTTTCTACGGCATCCCGCGCCGCGTCGCGACGGAACGCGCGGAGAAGTACCTGCGCGAGCTGCGCCTGTGGGACAAGGCCCAGGAACAGGCCCGCACGCTCTCCGGCGGCATGAAGCGCCGCCTGATGATCGCCCGCGCGATGATGAACGAGCCGAAGCTGCTGATCCTCGACGAGCCCACCGCGGGCGTGGACATCGAGATCCGCCGCTCCATGTGGCAGTTCGTCAGCGGCATCAACGCCGCCGGCACCACGGTGATCCTCACCACGCACTACCTGGAGGAAGCCGAGCAGCTGTGCCGCAACATAGCGATCATCGACCGCGGCACCATCGTGGAAAACACCACGATGAAGCGCCTGCTCGCCACGCTCGACTCCGAGACCTTCGTGCTCGACGTCGCCGACGTGCCCGGCGAACTGCCGGCGCTGGCCGGCGTGAACCTGCGCCGCGTGGACGACCACACGCTGGAAGCGGAAATGTCGCGCGCGCACGACCTCAACTCGATGTTCACCGCACTGTCCTCGCACGGCGTCACCGTCACCTCGATGCGCAACAAGACCAACCGATTGGAAGAACTGTTCGTCCGCCTGGTGGAACAGGGCCGCAGCGCCAAGGCCGCACAGGAGCAGGTCGCATGA
- a CDS encoding ABC transporter permease, with protein MNASGNLVALGTIVRREIVRIMRIWTQTLIPPAITMTLYFVIFGKLIGSRIGTIEGGFTYMQYIVPGLVMMSIITNSYGNISSSFFGAKFSRAVEEMLVSPMPNWVILLGYVTGAVTRGMIVGALVLVIALFFTHLQVVHPLITFASVLLGATIFSLAGFVNAVYAKKFDDIALVPTFVLTPLTYLGGVFYSVNMLAEPWQSISRVNPILYMVNAFRFGVLGVSDVSIGVAFAVMLVFVAGLAAIALYLLKRGVGLRS; from the coding sequence ATGAACGCCTCCGGCAACCTCGTCGCCCTGGGCACCATCGTCCGCCGCGAAATCGTGCGCATCATGCGCATCTGGACGCAGACGCTGATCCCACCGGCGATCACGATGACGCTGTACTTCGTGATCTTCGGCAAGCTGATCGGCAGCCGCATCGGCACCATCGAAGGCGGCTTCACCTACATGCAGTACATCGTGCCGGGCCTGGTGATGATGAGCATCATCACCAACAGCTACGGCAACATCTCCAGCTCGTTCTTCGGCGCCAAGTTCAGCCGCGCGGTGGAGGAGATGCTGGTGTCGCCGATGCCCAACTGGGTGATCCTGCTGGGCTATGTCACCGGCGCCGTCACGCGCGGCATGATCGTGGGCGCGCTGGTGCTGGTGATCGCGCTGTTCTTCACCCATCTGCAGGTCGTGCATCCGCTGATCACCTTCGCCTCGGTGCTGCTGGGCGCGACGATCTTCTCGCTGGCGGGCTTCGTGAATGCGGTGTACGCCAAGAAGTTCGACGACATCGCCCTGGTGCCGACCTTCGTGCTCACCCCGCTGACCTACCTGGGCGGCGTGTTCTATTCGGTGAACATGCTGGCCGAGCCGTGGCAAAGCATCTCGCGCGTCAACCCGATCCTGTACATGGTCAACGCCTTCCGCTTCGGCGTGCTGGGCGTGAGTGACGTGAGCATCGGCGTCGCCTTCGCGGTGATGCTGGTCTTCGTGGCCGGCCTGGCGGCGATCGCGCTGTACCTGCTCAAGCGGGGCGTGGGCCTGCGTTCGTAA
- a CDS encoding pseudouridine synthase: MRVNKYISEAGICSRREADELLLAGRVTINGEVVTTGAKALEGDEVRVDGEIVKPRILAATPAAKRAVYIALNKPVGITCTTDQSVSGNIVDFVDHPQRIFPIGRLDKDSEGLILLTSNGDIVNEILRAENNHEKEYLVAVNKPVTEEFLAGMAKGVRIHGQMTKPCRTRKIAKFGFGIVLTQGLNRQIRLMAAAFGYRVTQLRRVRIVNVKLGHLKPGQWRNLTDAELKGLLPHRTQW; the protein is encoded by the coding sequence ATGCGCGTCAACAAATACATCAGCGAGGCCGGGATCTGCTCGCGCCGCGAGGCGGACGAGCTGCTGCTGGCCGGGCGCGTCACCATCAATGGCGAGGTGGTGACCACCGGCGCCAAGGCGCTGGAAGGCGACGAGGTGCGCGTGGATGGCGAGATCGTCAAGCCGCGCATCCTGGCGGCGACACCGGCGGCCAAGCGTGCCGTCTACATCGCGCTGAACAAGCCGGTGGGCATCACCTGCACCACCGACCAGAGCGTATCCGGCAACATCGTCGACTTCGTCGACCACCCGCAGCGCATCTTCCCGATCGGCCGCCTGGACAAGGATTCCGAAGGCCTCATCCTGCTCACCAGCAACGGCGACATCGTCAACGAGATCCTGCGCGCGGAGAACAACCACGAGAAGGAATACCTGGTGGCGGTGAACAAGCCGGTCACTGAGGAATTCCTCGCCGGCATGGCCAAGGGTGTGCGCATTCACGGCCAGATGACCAAGCCCTGCCGCACTCGCAAGATCGCCAAGTTCGGCTTCGGCATCGTGCTGACGCAGGGGCTGAACCGGCAGATCCGCCTGATGGCTGCCGCGTTCGGCTACCGGGTCACGCAGCTGCGCCGCGTGCGCATCGTCAACGTCAAGCTCGGGCACCTGAAACCGGGACAGTGGCGCAATCTCACCGACGCGGAGTTGAAGGGGCTGCTGCCGCATCGCACGCAGTGGTGA
- a CDS encoding metalloregulator ArsR/SmtB family transcription factor, with product MAVDLVFEALASRPRREILAYLSAQELTAGEIASRFAMSAPAISRHLSVLEGAGLVSSERRGQYVVYRLNKDNLVNTLTGFAFEVCPKAGPLKRESRRLAARKAT from the coding sequence ATGGCCGTCGATCTCGTCTTCGAAGCCCTGGCATCCCGCCCTCGCCGTGAAATCCTGGCCTATCTTTCGGCCCAGGAATTGACGGCCGGCGAGATCGCCAGCCGTTTCGCGATGAGCGCGCCGGCGATCTCGCGGCACCTGTCCGTGCTGGAAGGCGCCGGCCTGGTGAGCAGCGAGCGGCGCGGCCAGTACGTGGTGTACCGGCTCAACAAGGACAACCTGGTGAATACGCTCACCGGTTTCGCCTTCGAGGTCTGCCCCAAGGCCGGCCCGCTGAAGCGCGAGTCCCGCCGGCTCGCTGCGCGCAAGGCGACCTGA
- a CDS encoding DUF2867 domain-containing protein — translation MAIQARSVGTFPGTSIPSPTGGLPVEVTLIAQLGHGVGDQLHAGASARQRAHPAFVDALDEPSTRLGGSDFARGDATALYTFAVGAKGHPFHRHAGHRVFTAISGSGGAQLRFAAATPGELAEDPGCFGRRLHHVNIPPDCLFTVRFDGETWHQFAPLNAKSGHPALFAISCHTNELGGELSDTLRRQVLAGEASIPSLTETLPDAVVAWLAANPPSPEDVPTIALALDAAPGSLQSRLCRWARSTLGRLRGMLAACRRASGFLRETHGRMPVQAIETPADSLLRGQLETTYQHEDMVRIRLHAPALAKMGAPRLLAALLDGFLHNPPASVSRMMALRNALVRPLGLRTSPLGCPVSSLLSRHATDTFDGRFPVLAQSVQERHAQVILGADDKHLRFRSCVAVRVVDVAHIELSLGTRVHCRNLFGHVYIALIERVHRHHVSPAMLRMAAGHAFAETGMKRTALQIATSP, via the coding sequence ATGGCGATACAGGCACGGAGCGTCGGCACATTTCCAGGCACGTCGATTCCCTCGCCCACCGGCGGCCTGCCGGTGGAAGTCACGCTGATCGCGCAGCTCGGTCACGGTGTCGGCGACCAGCTGCACGCCGGTGCCTCGGCGCGCCAGCGTGCCCACCCTGCCTTCGTCGACGCGCTGGACGAACCCTCCACCCGGCTGGGCGGCAGCGATTTCGCCCGCGGCGATGCCACCGCGCTCTACACCTTCGCGGTAGGCGCCAAAGGCCACCCGTTTCACCGGCACGCCGGGCATCGCGTCTTTACCGCCATTTCCGGCAGCGGCGGCGCGCAGCTCCGCTTCGCCGCGGCGACGCCGGGCGAGCTGGCCGAGGATCCCGGATGCTTCGGGCGCCGCTTGCACCATGTGAATATCCCGCCGGATTGTCTGTTCACCGTGCGCTTCGACGGGGAAACCTGGCACCAGTTCGCCCCATTGAATGCCAAGAGCGGACACCCGGCACTGTTCGCCATCTCCTGCCACACCAATGAACTCGGCGGGGAGCTCAGCGACACGCTGCGGCGACAGGTGCTCGCGGGGGAGGCTTCGATCCCCTCGCTCACCGAAACGCTGCCCGATGCCGTCGTCGCATGGCTGGCGGCCAATCCTCCTTCGCCCGAAGACGTTCCCACCATAGCGCTTGCGCTGGATGCCGCCCCGGGCTCGCTGCAAAGCCGGCTGTGCCGATGGGCACGGAGCACGCTGGGCCGGCTGCGGGGCATGCTTGCGGCCTGTCGCCGCGCGAGCGGCTTTCTCCGGGAAACGCATGGGCGGATGCCGGTCCAGGCCATCGAGACGCCCGCTGACTCGCTGCTGCGCGGACAGCTGGAAACCACCTATCAGCACGAGGACATGGTGCGCATCCGGCTGCATGCCCCAGCGCTGGCAAAGATGGGCGCACCACGCTTGCTCGCCGCACTGCTCGACGGCTTCCTGCACAATCCGCCGGCCAGCGTGTCGCGCATGATGGCCTTGCGCAACGCACTGGTGCGTCCACTGGGGCTGCGTACGTCACCGCTAGGCTGCCCGGTGTCGTCGCTGTTGTCGCGCCATGCGACCGACACCTTCGACGGGCGTTTTCCGGTGCTCGCGCAATCGGTGCAGGAGCGACACGCCCAGGTCATTCTCGGCGCCGACGACAAGCATCTGCGCTTCCGCTCCTGCGTGGCGGTACGCGTGGTGGACGTGGCGCATATCGAGCTGAGCCTAGGCACGCGCGTGCATTGCAGGAACCTGTTCGGCCACGTCTACATCGCGCTGATCGAACGGGTGCACCGGCACCATGTCAGCCCGGCGATGCTGCGCATGGCGGCTGGGCACGCGTTCGCCGAAACCGGAATGAAACGCACCGCCCTGCAGATCGCAACCTCGCCATAA
- a CDS encoding DUF2167 domain-containing protein, with protein sequence MKTRLLPALGLLAAFAWTSPLLAAPADEPASEEAASTETEAFLQSLHPATGNVAIPGAQATLKLERGYSFLPAKEAQDVLTRLWNNPPDNEVLGMILPSEDTKVLLDDKAWAVVVTFVDEGYVSDEDAAKIDYNEMLKEMQASAKDDNEERLKQGYPAVELVGWAEAPHYDASTHKLYWARNLRFKKADGADEGASLNYDIRVLGRRGYLSLNALAPMDQLAQVRADMPKVLEMTEFNDGERYTDYNAKTDKAAAYGIGALVAGGIAAKAGLFAKLGAILLAFKKVLVAGVIALGAALAKLFGRKKAE encoded by the coding sequence ATGAAAACCAGACTCCTGCCGGCGCTCGGCTTGCTGGCCGCCTTCGCATGGACCTCGCCGCTCCTCGCCGCGCCCGCCGACGAACCGGCGAGCGAAGAAGCCGCGTCCACCGAGACCGAGGCTTTCCTCCAGTCGCTGCATCCGGCCACCGGCAACGTCGCCATTCCCGGCGCGCAGGCCACGCTGAAGCTGGAGAGGGGTTATAGCTTCCTTCCGGCCAAGGAAGCGCAGGATGTGCTGACCCGCCTGTGGAACAACCCGCCGGACAACGAAGTGCTGGGCATGATCCTGCCCAGCGAGGACACCAAGGTCCTGCTCGACGACAAGGCCTGGGCGGTGGTGGTGACCTTCGTCGACGAAGGCTACGTGTCGGACGAAGACGCCGCCAAGATCGACTACAACGAGATGCTCAAGGAGATGCAGGCCTCCGCCAAGGACGACAACGAGGAACGCCTGAAGCAGGGCTACCCCGCCGTCGAACTGGTCGGCTGGGCCGAGGCGCCGCACTACGATGCGTCCACGCACAAGCTGTACTGGGCGCGCAACCTGCGCTTCAAGAAGGCCGACGGCGCCGACGAAGGCGCTTCGCTCAACTACGACATTCGTGTGCTCGGCCGCCGGGGTTATCTCTCGCTCAATGCACTGGCGCCGATGGACCAGCTCGCCCAGGTGCGCGCCGATATGCCGAAAGTGCTCGAGATGACCGAGTTCAACGACGGCGAGCGCTACACCGACTACAACGCCAAGACCGACAAGGCGGCCGCCTACGGCATCGGCGCGCTGGTGGCGGGCGGCATCGCGGCCAAGGCCGGCCTGTTCGCCAAGCTCGGCGCGATACTGCTGGCCTTCAAGAAAGTGCTGGTAGCCGGTGTGATCGCGCTCGGCGCCGCCCTGGCCAAGCTGTTCGGCCGCAAGAAGGCGGAGTAA
- a CDS encoding metalloregulator ArsR/SmtB family transcription factor, whose amino-acid sequence MNDGTAMTRYQLAEVGALLAEPARAAMLLALSDGTARPAGELARVAGVGAATASAHLKRLLDGGLLALHAQGRHRYYRLANEEVAAMLEALAMPRASSAAALKPAADAAVRRARTCYRHLAGQLGVALCESMLARGYLETASEGLRLLPVGAAALIAAGLEAGSTDGLLRLHGRGCLDWTERRLHVGGPLGVAMTASMLDAGWLRRASQGRALVPSADGLRRLSTLGVRLEEEA is encoded by the coding sequence ATGAACGACGGCACCGCCATGACCCGCTACCAGTTGGCCGAAGTCGGCGCGTTGCTTGCCGAGCCGGCGCGGGCGGCCATGCTGTTGGCGTTGTCCGATGGCACCGCGCGTCCGGCGGGCGAGCTCGCGCGCGTCGCTGGCGTCGGCGCGGCGACCGCCAGCGCGCATCTGAAGCGTCTGCTCGATGGCGGCCTGCTGGCCTTGCATGCGCAGGGCCGGCATCGCTATTACCGCCTCGCCAACGAAGAGGTGGCAGCGATGCTCGAAGCGTTGGCCATGCCCCGTGCCTCCAGCGCGGCCGCGCTCAAGCCCGCAGCCGACGCCGCGGTGCGCCGCGCGCGCACCTGCTACCGCCATCTGGCCGGGCAGCTTGGCGTCGCGCTATGCGAGTCGATGCTCGCGCGTGGTTACCTGGAAACGGCGAGCGAAGGCCTGCGCCTGCTGCCGGTCGGCGCGGCGGCGCTGATCGCTGCCGGCCTGGAAGCCGGGTCCACCGATGGACTGCTGCGCCTGCACGGCCGCGGATGTCTGGATTGGACCGAGCGGCGCCTCCACGTCGGTGGCCCGCTCGGCGTAGCGATGACGGCGTCGATGCTCGATGCCGGCTGGTTGCGCCGCGCATCGCAGGGCCGTGCGCTGGTACCCAGTGCGGACGGCCTGCGGCGACTGTCGACGCTCGGCGTGCGGCTGGAGGAGGAGGCGTAG
- a CDS encoding LysR family transcriptional regulator, with amino-acid sequence MVDLRGIDLNLLVTLDMLLAERNVTRAATRLHLTQPAVSTQLARLRRVFGDPLLIPAESGRGMVPSAYALAMAEPLRAALKDLESVLRYRAGFDPREAKRRFVIAASDNATSVLGIRLMEALSREAGPGVAVAFVVPELQRIAAQLESGEVDLLLGSERMVPSAMKARKLYDERFVLAQRKGHPRGARPPTLPGYCALRHVLVSTSGGSFHGFMDEHLEALGRKRDVVASVQSFAMAVELLCATDCVATLPARLAMRHADRLDSFRLPFKAHGFTLSAAWHPRNHADPGLRWLLERVSGAVA; translated from the coding sequence ATGGTTGATCTTCGCGGTATCGACCTGAACCTGCTGGTGACCCTCGACATGCTGCTGGCCGAGCGCAACGTCACCCGCGCGGCGACGCGGCTGCATCTGACCCAGCCGGCGGTCTCCACCCAGCTGGCGCGCCTGCGCCGCGTCTTCGGCGATCCGCTGCTGATACCCGCCGAAAGCGGGCGCGGCATGGTGCCGAGCGCCTATGCGCTGGCCATGGCCGAGCCCCTGCGCGCCGCGCTGAAAGACCTGGAATCGGTGCTGCGCTATCGCGCTGGCTTCGACCCGCGCGAAGCGAAGCGTCGTTTCGTGATCGCGGCCAGCGATAACGCCACCTCGGTGCTCGGCATCCGCCTGATGGAAGCGCTCAGCCGTGAGGCGGGCCCCGGCGTGGCCGTGGCGTTCGTGGTGCCCGAGCTGCAACGCATCGCCGCGCAGCTCGAAAGCGGCGAGGTGGATCTGTTGCTGGGTTCGGAGCGTATGGTCCCCTCGGCGATGAAGGCGCGGAAGCTCTACGACGAACGCTTCGTCCTCGCCCAGCGCAAGGGCCACCCGCGCGGCGCGCGGCCGCCGACTCTCCCTGGCTATTGCGCCTTGCGCCATGTGCTCGTGTCCACTAGCGGCGGCAGCTTCCACGGATTCATGGACGAACATCTGGAGGCGCTGGGTCGCAAGCGCGACGTGGTGGCGTCCGTGCAGAGCTTCGCGATGGCGGTGGAGCTGCTGTGCGCGACGGACTGTGTCGCCACGCTGCCGGCCCGCCTGGCCATGCGCCATGCGGATCGGCTCGACAGCTTCAGGCTGCCGTTCAAAGCGCACGGCTTCACGCTCTCGGCGGCGTGGCATCCGCGCAATCATGCCGACCCGGGCTTGCGCTGGCTGTTGGAGCGCGTCAGCGGAGCGGTGGCCTGA
- a CDS encoding zinc-binding dehydrogenase, with protein sequence MQAWFLEHPGQPLALRDVEPPQVRPGAVLVKMEAVPLLSYTRAYLQGKLPYAYPPLPFTPGTNGIGTVVAMGAGVHHFRPGQRVALNPYWVADEAAAEPAQALLGLTGISADSAGMLAAFPHGTLRELSEMPAAVLVPLDGLDHLAAERLAVLSKFAIPFGGLRRGRLAAGETVAVNGAGGNFGAGAVLSALAMGAGKVIAIGRRPAPLQRLVELGQGRVVPVVLGGDVEQDTAAIRSAAIGGVDLAFDMVGQAGDPHSTLAALHALRRGGRLVLMGSMQTELPVPYGQMLLNNWELIGHFMYTRADYLALVSLVRAGLLSLDAVEIHRFAFDALEQAIDDAEKLQGLQSTVVSFAV encoded by the coding sequence ATGCAAGCCTGGTTCCTCGAACATCCCGGCCAGCCGCTCGCCTTGCGCGACGTGGAGCCGCCGCAGGTGCGTCCCGGCGCCGTACTCGTGAAGATGGAAGCGGTGCCCCTGCTCAGCTATACGCGCGCCTATCTGCAGGGCAAGTTGCCCTACGCCTATCCGCCGTTGCCGTTCACGCCGGGCACCAATGGCATCGGCACGGTCGTCGCCATGGGAGCAGGCGTGCATCACTTCCGCCCGGGCCAGCGCGTGGCGCTCAACCCCTATTGGGTGGCCGACGAAGCCGCCGCGGAGCCGGCGCAGGCCTTGCTGGGCCTGACCGGCATCAGCGCCGACAGCGCCGGCATGCTGGCCGCCTTCCCGCACGGCACGCTGCGCGAGTTGAGCGAGATGCCGGCCGCCGTCCTGGTGCCGCTCGATGGGCTGGATCATCTGGCTGCGGAACGGCTGGCCGTCCTATCGAAATTCGCGATCCCCTTCGGCGGCTTGCGCCGTGGCCGGCTCGCCGCGGGCGAAACCGTCGCGGTGAATGGCGCGGGCGGCAATTTCGGCGCCGGCGCCGTGCTGTCTGCGCTGGCGATGGGCGCGGGCAAGGTGATCGCGATCGGTCGGCGCCCCGCGCCGCTGCAACGGCTGGTGGAACTCGGCCAGGGGCGCGTGGTGCCTGTGGTGCTTGGCGGAGACGTAGAACAGGACACGGCGGCGATCCGCTCGGCCGCGATTGGCGGTGTCGACCTGGCCTTCGACATGGTCGGCCAGGCTGGCGATCCGCATAGCACGCTCGCCGCGCTCCATGCCCTGCGCCGCGGGGGCCGCCTGGTGCTGATGGGCAGCATGCAGACCGAGCTGCCGGTGCCTTACGGGCAGATGCTGCTCAACAACTGGGAGCTGATCGGACACTTCATGTACACGCGCGCCGACTACCTGGCGCTGGTATCCCTGGTGCGCGCGGGACTGCTATCGCTGGATGCGGTGGAGATTCATCGGTTTGCGTTCGATGCGCTGGAGCAGGCGATCGACGATGCGGAGAAGCTGCAAGGCTTGCAGTCCACGGTGGTGTCGTTCGCTGTGTAG